One genomic window of Elaeis guineensis isolate ETL-2024a chromosome 2, EG11, whole genome shotgun sequence includes the following:
- the LOC105052671 gene encoding homeobox-leucine zipper protein ROC2-like yields the protein MFHDQARAHQQNHDPQSFQITTGIEAPRLVDEEDHSANPQTEVPANASTGEDDQQRRAAPKRKKYQRHTPEQIKELEALFRICPHPDDKQRRELSEKVGMEQQQVKFWFQNRRTQSKNHRERDDNKKLRKENDELRLENLRIKEALSNPCCQHCGGPCVIGKMSMDGRRLRLENASLQAEIEKVSVWISKHGNQSEMPSTALPEPEPSHQLVVSGVVTGTVKVPLNTMEAESSRAAELRGPSVTVQSQAQVQRPFFENLAAVAMEELMVMAHAGEPLWIPGLDGYYEILNEDEYARAFPRGLGPKRLALRTEVTRGTTIMFTTPLFLVDIIMNVSKWSTFFSGIVSSADYLEMPFISIGSEGMLQLITAEFQVPSPLVPPRGCVFLRYCRKHAEGFWVIVDVSMNNHDNSEIRYRRRPSGCLIQEMSNGYSKITWVEHVEVDDSGVHDMYKAVVSSGLAFGAKRWLSTLERQCERLASISAINNPRFGLNANPEGRKNILRLVERMVVGFCGGVSGSRAQGWSHISGIGAEDVKITAKRNTVVTGSPPGITINASTSLWLPLPPGRIFHFLRTSRNLVFRAPSIWDVLANGATIEEACQIANGREEGNCISILNVRGPESPSHVMILQENCSHATGSYVIYAPIDVVALNAILTGQEADYVALLPCGFTIFPDLPYGMQDGLVGEGGSGGSLLTVSFQILVDSNPDSNISADTIANLNVLVTGTCDQIKGSLLAKNAP from the exons ATGTTTCATGATCAAGCGCGGGCTCATCAGCAAAATCATGATCCACAGTCTTTCCAGATCACTACGGGGATCGAGGCTCCCAGACTGGTCGACGAGGAGGACCATTCTGCCAACCCGCAAACTGAAGTCCCTGCAAACGCCTCCACTGGGGAAGATGATCAACAACGGAGGGCTGCTCCCAAAAGGAAGAAGTACCAGAGACACACACCTGAGCAAATCAAAGAGCTGGAAGC TCTTTTCAGGATATGCCCGCATCCTGACGACAAGCAGCGGAGAGAGCTGAGCGAGAAAGTGGGCATGGAGCAACAGCAAGTGAAGTTCTGGTTTCAGAATAGACGCACCCAGTCTAAG AACCACCGAGAGCGCGACGACAACAAGAAGCTCCGAAAGGAAAATGATGAGCTGCGCCTGGAGAACCTGAGGATCAAAGAGGCATTAAGTAATCCATGCTGCCAGCACTGTGGCGGTCCTTGCGTTATTGGCAAGATGTCCATGGACGGGCGCCGACTGAGGTTGGAGAACGCTAGCTTGCAGGCAGAG ATTGAAAAGGTGTCGGTGTGGATCTCGAAGCATGGGAATCAATCAGAGATGCCGTCGACCGCGCTGCCCGAGCCGGAACCCTCGCATCAACTAGTGGTCTCTGGGGTCGTTACTGGCACTGTGAAGGTTCCTCTGAATACGATGGAAGCAGAGAGTTCGAGAGCAGCGGAACTGCGCGGGCCATCTGTTACCGTGCAATCTCAGGCTCAGGTGCAGAGGCCTTTCTTCGAAAACCTTGCAGCCGTGGCCATGGAGGAGCTAATGGTGATGGCTCACGCTGGTGAGCCTCTGTGGATCCCTGGCCTCGATGGTTATTATGAGATTCTTAACGAGGATGAATACGCCCGAGCTTTCCCGAGGGGGCTCGGGCCGAAGCGACTCGCCCTTCGGACGGAGGTGACTAGAGGAACGACAATAATGTTTACGACTCCGCTGTTCCTTGTGGACATTATCATGAATGTA AGCAAGTGGTCGACTTTCTTTTCAGGCATTGTTTCAAGTGCTGATTATTTGGAGATGCCTTTCATTAGCATCGGCTCCGAGGGAATGTTGCAATTA ATCACAGCGGAGTTTCAAGTTCCATCACCTCTCGTACCACCCAGAGGGTGTGTGTTTCTGAGGTACTGCAGAAAGCATGCAGAGGGATTCTGGGTAATCGTCGATGTTTCAATGAACAACCATGATAACTCAGAAATCAGATACCGGAGAAGGCCATCGGGCTGCTTAATCCAAGAGATGTCGAATGGCTACTCAAAG ATTACATGGGTCGAACATGTCGAAGTGGATGATTCTGGTgttcatgacatgtacaaggctgtAGTCAGTTCAGGTCTAGCCTTCGGAGCCAAACGGTGGCTGTCAACTCTGGAACGACAGTGTGAGCGCCTGGCAAGTATCTCGGCCATTAACAATCCGCGCTTTGGTCTTAATG CTAACCCTGAGGGTAGGAAGAACATTTTGAGGTTGGTGGAGAGGATGGTGGTAGGCTTCTGCGGTGGGGTAAGTGGATCAAGAGCTCAGGGCTGGAGCCATATATCTGGAATCGGTGCGGAGGATGTGAAAATTACAGCTAAAAGGAACACTGTTGTTACTGGTTCGCCTCCAGGAATCACCATAAATGCCAGCACGTCCCTATGGCTCCCCTTGCCGCCGGGGAGAATTTTTCATTTCCTGCGCACCTCACGCAATCTGGTGTTCAGGGCCCCTTCGATA TGGGACGTGCTCGCGAATGGTGCTACAATTGAAGAAGCGTGCCAAATAGCTAATGGCAGGGAAGAAGGAAATTGTATCTCGATACTCAATGTTCGC GGACCGGAAAGCCCGAGCCACGTGATGATACTCCAAGAGAACTGCTCCCATGCAACTGGCTCGTATGTGATCTATGCTCCAATCGATGTCGTGGCGCTGAATGCTATCCTGACCGGCCAAGAGGCAGACTACGTGGCACTTCTTCCTTGTGGATTTACCATATTCCCTGACTTGCCTTATGGCATGCAAGATGGCTTAGTTGGTGAGGGTGGCTCCGGAGGATCCCTCTTGACTGTTTCTTTTCAGATCCTGGTCGACTCCAATCCAGATTCAAATATCTCTGCTGACACCATCGCCAACCTGAATGTGCTTGTGACCGGTACCTGCGACCAAATCAAAGGTTCTCTGTTGGCTAAAAATGCCCCGTGA